The sequence CTATCGAGTATGCTTGCCGACGGTGAATGGGTGATGAATAACCGGAACATCCGGGTTGAAGATTATAAACGCTTATTACATGCATTTAACCCGGCGGACTTTGATGCAGCACAATGGGTGTCCACTGCAAAAAAAGCGGGCATGAAATACATTGTATTTATTACCCGGCACCATGATGGTTTTTCCAATTGGGATACTAAATATTCCGACTGGAAGATTACCAATACGCCTTATGGTAAAGACGTGTTGCGGCAGTTGGCGGATGAATGTAAAAAACAGGGCATGAAACTGGGCCTTTATTATTCTACGCTCGACTGGTCGCGGGATGATTATCCGTATGAAACAGGGCGGACTGGACAGAAAGCAGGGCGCTCGAAGAAAAGTGATTATTCATCCTACCTGCAGTTCATGAAAAACCAGTTGACCGAATTGCTCACCAATTATGGTGAAGTGATGTCTATCTGGTTTGATGGACATTGGGATCAGACCAATCCAGAAGGCCATGCCAACAGGGATTCGCGGATTGATTGGAAGTACGAAGAAATCTATGGACTGATCCATCAATTGCAACCGCAATGTATGATTGGTAACAACCACCACCTTTCACCTATCAATGGCGAGGATTTCCAAATGTTTGAAAGGGACCTTCCGGGAGAGAATAAATCGGGGCTCAGTTTCCAGAAAGCTTCTGCCCAGGTGCCGCTGGAAACCTGTGAAACCATAAATGGCGCCTGGGGTTATAATATTACCGACAGGAATTTCAAAACTGTTGAACAGATCATCCACTTGCTGGTGGGTGCAGCCGGCAGGAATGCCAACCTCTTGTTGAACGTTGGACCAATGCCAACCGGGCTGATCCAGCCAGAATTTGTGGATTCTTTGGGAGCAGCCGGCAAATGGATACAAGCACATGGCGAAAGTATATATGGTACACGCGGCGGACCATTGGTACCGCAGACCTGGGGTGTAACAACAAAAAAGGATAAACGCATTTTTATCCATTTCTTTAAGCCACCAACCGGAAATATGGTTTTCATGCCAGGCTTCACTGAAAAAATGCTTTCCGCCAGATTATTTGGTTCAGGCAAGACAGTGAAGTTCACCCAAATGAAAGAGGGGCTTTTAGTGAATGTGAACGATGTTGAAATAACAGGACCAGATACGATTGTTGAATTAACCATAAAATAGAAATCTTCATGCCAACCATCTATGATGCCATTGTGATCGGGTCCGGAATCAGTGGGGGCTGGGCCGCCAAGGAACTTTGTGAGAAGGGGTTAAAAACACTCTTGCTGGAAAGAGGAAAGCAGGTGGAACATCTTAAAGATTATCCCACAGCCACCCAACATCCCTGGGAATTCCCCCGCAGGGGCAGGCTTCCACTGGAAACACTTCAGGAAAATCCAATTGTAGCACGTTGTTATGCATTCAATGATACCAGCGACCATTTTTTTGTAAAGGATAAAGAGCACCCATATATACAGGAGAAA comes from Flavihumibacter fluvii and encodes:
- a CDS encoding alpha-L-fucosidase, whose translation is MRKIFFALLAFFQVASASAQHYTPSAANISARTQFQDNKYGMFIHWGLSSMLADGEWVMNNRNIRVEDYKRLLHAFNPADFDAAQWVSTAKKAGMKYIVFITRHHDGFSNWDTKYSDWKITNTPYGKDVLRQLADECKKQGMKLGLYYSTLDWSRDDYPYETGRTGQKAGRSKKSDYSSYLQFMKNQLTELLTNYGEVMSIWFDGHWDQTNPEGHANRDSRIDWKYEEIYGLIHQLQPQCMIGNNHHLSPINGEDFQMFERDLPGENKSGLSFQKASAQVPLETCETINGAWGYNITDRNFKTVEQIIHLLVGAAGRNANLLLNVGPMPTGLIQPEFVDSLGAAGKWIQAHGESIYGTRGGPLVPQTWGVTTKKDKRIFIHFFKPPTGNMVFMPGFTEKMLSARLFGSGKTVKFTQMKEGLLVNVNDVEITGPDTIVELTIK